A genomic region of Haliaeetus albicilla chromosome 8, bHalAlb1.1, whole genome shotgun sequence contains the following coding sequences:
- the ABHD8 gene encoding protein ABHD8 yields the protein MLNSITDGLLCCLMGKTTNAVGPLDSVESSNGYSFMEVKPGRILRVRHSMPNRPAPEGPEETQPGGPERGTVHCKRKITVYRNGQLVIENLGDAVRSEILHCQNSSGEPNSTVELELSDLAGQAPAQGPAGTPGCGTREAATAPGKRRKRKPKKVINIDCKKQITSCKGTHSDVVLFFIHGVGGSLDIWKEQLDFFTKLGYEVVAPDLAGHGCSSAPQIAAAYTFYALAEDIRAVFKRYAKKRNILIGHSYGVSFCTFLAHEYPDLVHKVIMINGGGPTALEPSLCSIFNMPTCVLHCLSPCLAWSFLKAGFARQGAKEKQLLKEGNAFNVSSFVLRAMMSGQYWPEGDEVYHAELAVPVLLVHGMHDKFVPVEEDQRMAEILLIAFLKVIDEGSHMVMMECPETVNTLLHEFILWEPETPAGDGQGEKK from the exons ATGCTGAACAGCATCACCGATGGGCTCCTGTGCTGCCTGATGGGCAAGACGACGAACGCTGTGGGGCCACTGGACAGCGTTGAGTCCAGCAATGGCTACAGCTTCATGGAGGTGAAGCCAGGGAGGATCCTGCGGGTCAGGCACAGCATGCCCAACCGCCCAGCCCCAGAGGGACCCGAGGAGACCCAGCCCGGCGGGCCGGAGCGGGGCACGGTGCACTGCAAGCGCAAGATCACTGTCTACCGCAACGGGCAGCTGGTGATCGAGAACCTGGGGGACGCCGTCCGCTCCGAGATCCTGCACTGCCAGAACAGCTCAGGAGAACCCAACAGCACCGTGGAGCTGGAGCTCTCCGACCTGGCCGGCCAAGCTCCTGCCCAGGGTCCCGCTGGCACACCAGGATGTGGCACACGGGAAGCAGCCACTGCCCCTGGCAAGCGTCGGAAGCGTAAACCCAAGAAAGTCATCAACATCGACTGCAAGAAGCAGATCACGAGCTGCAAAGGGACACACAGCGATGTGGTCCTCTTCTTCATCCACGGTGTGGGCGGCTCGCTGGACATCTGGAAGGAGCAGCTGGACTTCTTTACCAAGCTGGGCTACGAAGTGGTGGCTCCTGACCTGGCTGGCCATGGCTGCAGCTCGGCTCCCCAAATTGCCGCCGCGTACACCTTCTACGCACTGGCGGAGGACATAAGAGCCGTTTTCAAGCGCTACGCGAAGAAGAGGAATATCTTGATAGGACACTCTTACGG GGTGTCTTTCTGCACCTTCCTTGCCCACGAGTATCCAGACCTGGTCCACAAGGTGATCATGATCAACGGAGGGGGCCCAACAGCGCTGGAACCCAGCCTCTGCTCCATCTTCAACATGCCCACCTGTGTGCTGCACTGTCTGTCCCCGTGCCTGGCCTGGAGCTTCCTCAA GGCTGGCTTCGCTCGCCAGGGTGCcaaagagaagcagctgctgaaggaaggCAATGCCTTCAACGTGTCCTCCTTCGTGCTGCGCGCCATGATGAGTGGGCAGTACTGGCCGGAGGGTGATGAGGTTTACCATGCGGAGCTGGCTGTGCCCGTGCTCCTGGTCCATGGCATGCACGACAAGTTCGTCCCGGTGGAGGAGGACCAGCGAATGGCTGAG ATCCTGCTGATAGCCTTCCTGAAGGTGATCGACGAGGGCAGCCACATGGTGATGATGGAGTGTCCCGAGACGGTGAACACGCTGCTCCACGAGTTCATCCTGTGGGAGCCCGAGACGCCAGCTGGGGACGGGCAAGGGGAGAAGAAATAA